Proteins from a genomic interval of Candidatus Lokiarchaeota archaeon:
- a CDS encoding MFS transporter, producing TALNVSDESIHSDSTRNQHGSKSVRSFAVMWGGQAVSLFGSRLVRFAVIWWLTLATGSATVLATATIAFMLPQILAGPFAGSYVDRWNRKRVMMAADSLITVAVGVLAFLFYLGIQQIWHIYLIMLATSLMASFHWPAMQASTTLLVPEEHYSRVGGLNQSLQGAVNIIAPPVGAVLYALFPIESILLIDIVTAFIAVASVGLIYIPQPEDQPDSKDQSPLSDMAEGIRFLRGWPGALLLIAFAMILNLIATPAFSLLPLLATNHFAGDATTLAIMQSANAFGMVAGGAIMAMWGGSKNRTRTAMSALVIQGIALFLIGLVPGGLYELAVILLLIAGLTSPIFNGSVIAVMQATIPPKMQGRVFSLILSGASAMSPIGLAVAGPVADAFGVPIWFVVSGLVTAILSTAAFFVPAIMHLERREEESTEIEHETEELDESQITNQMHEQISTNNDVSDKSEVENDL from the coding sequence TAACAGCACTGAATGTATCTGATGAATCCATCCATAGTGATAGCACAAGGAACCAACATGGCTCTAAGTCTGTTCGTTCTTTCGCTGTGATGTGGGGTGGTCAGGCGGTTTCTCTGTTTGGCAGCAGACTTGTACGATTCGCCGTCATATGGTGGCTAACTCTTGCTACAGGCTCCGCCACCGTCTTGGCAACTGCAACAATAGCGTTCATGCTGCCACAAATCCTAGCGGGACCATTTGCGGGTTCCTATGTTGACCGCTGGAACCGAAAGCGTGTGATGATGGCAGCCGATTCTCTTATTACTGTAGCAGTAGGAGTACTTGCCTTTTTGTTCTACTTAGGCATCCAACAAATCTGGCACATATACCTGATAATGCTGGCAACATCTCTAATGGCATCTTTTCATTGGCCAGCAATGCAGGCCTCAACTACATTGCTCGTGCCTGAAGAGCACTACTCACGGGTGGGAGGACTCAACCAATCATTACAGGGTGCTGTGAACATCATTGCACCTCCAGTTGGTGCAGTACTCTATGCGTTATTCCCGATTGAGAGCATTCTTCTCATCGATATTGTAACTGCGTTCATTGCTGTAGCATCGGTGGGCCTAATCTATATACCCCAACCCGAGGACCAGCCTGATTCCAAGGACCAGTCTCCGTTGAGTGATATGGCTGAAGGAATCCGATTTCTTCGTGGGTGGCCCGGTGCTTTACTGTTGATTGCTTTTGCTATGATTCTGAATCTCATAGCTACTCCAGCATTCTCTTTGCTTCCTCTCCTTGCAACGAATCATTTTGCCGGCGATGCAACAACTCTGGCCATTATGCAGTCAGCAAACGCCTTTGGGATGGTTGCCGGTGGGGCTATTATGGCCATGTGGGGAGGATCCAAGAATAGAACAAGAACTGCCATGAGTGCATTAGTTATTCAAGGAATTGCCCTTTTCCTCATTGGTCTAGTTCCAGGTGGACTTTACGAGCTAGCGGTGATACTTCTCCTCATTGCAGGCCTGACGAGCCCGATATTCAATGGTTCTGTGATAGCGGTTATGCAGGCTACCATACCCCCTAAGATGCAGGGAAGAGTATTTTCGTTGATTCTTAGCGGAGCCAGTGCTATGTCACCCATTGGTCTTGCAGTCGCAGGTCCGGTAGCAGACGCTTTTGGTGTGCCAATCTGGTTTGTTGTTTCTGGGCTCGTTACAGCAATCCTAAGCACAGCAGCTTTCTTTGTTCCCGCAATAATGCATTTGGAGCGAAGAGAAGAAGAAAGCACAGAGATTGAACATGAAACTGAGGAGTTGGACGAGTCTCAAATCACAAATCAAATGCATGAACAGATTTCCACAAACAATGATGTCTCAGACAAGAGTGAAGTGGAAAATGACCTCTAG